GATGGCACTTGTGCTTGTCGATCACATGATAAGGAGCGGACGTATAGGTCCCGACTCCCTTCTATGATCTTTTTGGATCTCCTCAAGATTGAGTGGGTAATTTAATATTGTGTTCATCCAATCCATATTGGATGGACGATAAACTTTTGATTCAAATGGCTCTGGGAATAACCTCTCCGTGGTATGTTAAAGATATAAATCTCGATATTTCTAAAAAGAGAATGGATATTTATCTTGATTTTACAAGGGGAACGAAGTTCCCCTGTCCTGTTTGCAACAAACTGTGTGATCTCCATGATACCAAAGAAAAAGTATGGAGACACCTTGATTTTTTCCATCATGAAACATACATTCATGCAAGAGTTCCCCGAACAAAGTGTGATGGAGATGGTGTAAAACTTGTTGAAGTTCCATGGACAAGACAAAACACTGGATTCACATTATTTTTTGAAGCATTGATCGTTGCTATGTCAAAAGAAATGAGTGCTTCTTCTATTGCTGAATTGATTAATATTCATGAAAATTCAGTCTGGATAATTCTAGCTCATTATGTTGAAGAAGCAAGAGCAAAGATGGATCTGTCTGAACTTGATACTATCGGAGTAGATGAGATCTCTGTCAAAAAAGGTCACAGTTATGTGACCTTGTTCTATGACCTGAAAGAATCAAGAGTCATTCATATTGAAAATGGGAAGAAAAGAAGTGTTTTCAAGAACTTCAGGGAAGTTATTTCCAGGAAGATAGATCCTGATAATATCAAGTATATTTCAATGGATATGTATCCTGCTTTTAAAGGTGGAGCAAGAGAATATTTCCCGAATGCTAAGATCGTTTACGATAAGTTCCATATTGTCAAAATGATGAACGATGCAATCGATAAGGTTCGAAGAAAGGAATATCAAACAAATAAAGAACTTGGTAAAACAAGATTCATGTGGTTGAAAAATCCTGAAAACCTATCGGATCGTGAAATAACTAAGATTCAATCGATTAAAGATCTGGATACAAAAACGGCAAAAGCTTATAGATTTAAGCTTGGACTTCAGCGTATGTGGGAAATCAAAAATATAGAAGTAGCAAGGGAATATCTCGATAAATGGCATTATTGGGGAACGCATAGCAACATCAAGGAAATT
The sequence above is a segment of the uncultured Methanolobus sp. genome. Coding sequences within it:
- a CDS encoding ISL3 family transposase, which encodes MDDKLLIQMALGITSPWYVKDINLDISKKRMDIYLDFTRGTKFPCPVCNKLCDLHDTKEKVWRHLDFFHHETYIHARVPRTKCDGDGVKLVEVPWTRQNTGFTLFFEALIVAMSKEMSASSIAELINIHENSVWIILAHYVEEARAKMDLSELDTIGVDEISVKKGHSYVTLFYDLKESRVIHIENGKKRSVFKNFREVISRKIDPDNIKYISMDMYPAFKGGAREYFPNAKIVYDKFHIVKMMNDAIDKVRRKEYQTNKELGKTRFMWLKNPENLSDREITKIQSIKDLDTKTAKAYRFKLGLQRMWEIKNIEVAREYLDKWHYWGTHSNIKEIITLAKMIKRNSHGILESIKQGISNGVVEGLNNKIKTAFKRSYGLKTEKCRNTMIFLMAGKLRLPTRC